Proteins encoded in a region of the Mucilaginibacter sabulilitoris genome:
- a CDS encoding EVE domain-containing protein — protein sequence MKYWITVASKDHIARGVAGGFMQANHGKQAALKRMHTGDWVLFYSPKQTMNGTEPCQAFTAIGQVADEEIYQHKMSDDFIPWRRNIGFYQNTETPVAPLVDKLDFITNKKSWGYPFRFGFLEIPEHDFERIKAKMITGKLITLNK from the coding sequence ATGAAATACTGGATAACTGTAGCTTCAAAAGATCATATTGCCCGCGGTGTTGCCGGTGGCTTTATGCAGGCAAACCATGGCAAACAGGCGGCCCTGAAACGTATGCATACCGGCGACTGGGTGCTGTTTTATTCGCCCAAACAAACTATGAATGGCACCGAGCCCTGCCAGGCGTTTACTGCCATTGGGCAGGTGGCCGATGAGGAGATTTACCAGCACAAAATGAGCGACGATTTTATACCCTGGCGGCGCAATATCGGCTTCTATCAAAACACAGAAACTCCCGTTGCTCCGCTGGTTGATAAACTTGATTTTATTACCAATAAAAAGAGCTGGGGATACCCTTTTAGGTTTGGGTTTCTGGAGATACCGGAGCATGATTTTGAGCGGATAAAAGCAAAAATGATCACGGGAAAACTAATCACTTTAAACAAATAA
- a CDS encoding SRPBCC family protein: MEKLTLNTELKFKVPASKVWQGLTDPEMVKAYFFGTNLKSTWRVGEPIVFSGEWDGKKYEDHGKILEIDPGKFLKYTYWSSMGGTEDKPENYANITYALTENNGETTLHITQDNIKNEEAKQHSEQNWHGVFDGLRKMIE; encoded by the coding sequence ATGGAAAAGCTGACATTAAACACAGAACTGAAATTTAAGGTCCCCGCATCAAAAGTTTGGCAAGGACTTACCGATCCGGAAATGGTAAAAGCCTACTTTTTTGGCACCAATTTAAAATCGACCTGGAGGGTAGGGGAGCCTATAGTATTCAGCGGCGAATGGGATGGCAAAAAGTATGAAGACCATGGCAAGATACTGGAAATTGATCCGGGTAAATTTTTAAAGTACACTTACTGGAGCAGCATGGGCGGTACCGAAGACAAACCAGAAAACTATGCCAATATTACCTATGCCCTTACCGAAAATAATGGCGAAACAACCCTGCACATTACCCAAGACAATATCAAAAATGAGGAAGCCAAACAACATTCAGAGCAAAACTGGCATGGTGTTTTTGATGGTTTGCGAAAAATGATTGAGTAA
- a CDS encoding GyrI-like domain-containing protein: MDKVDIKGFFLLGISVRTTNANGQSAKDIGELWGRFMENDIMQQITNRINDEVYCVYTDYESDQGGFYTTVLGCRVKNLDNIPVGLIGRIVTPGGYLKYTAKGRLPDCVAETWQHIWNSTIDRKYTADFDLYGAKAQDPEDAEVEVYVGVK; this comes from the coding sequence ATGGATAAAGTTGATATAAAAGGGTTCTTTTTGTTGGGAATATCAGTACGTACCACGAATGCTAACGGGCAGTCGGCAAAGGATATTGGCGAGTTGTGGGGCCGGTTTATGGAAAATGATATCATGCAGCAGATAACAAACAGGATAAACGATGAGGTGTATTGTGTTTATACTGATTACGAAAGCGACCAGGGCGGTTTTTATACTACCGTCTTGGGCTGTAGGGTAAAAAATCTTGATAACATACCTGTGGGTTTGATTGGGCGTATTGTTACGCCCGGAGGTTATTTAAAGTACACGGCAAAGGGCAGGCTCCCGGATTGTGTAGCCGAAACCTGGCAGCATATATGGAATAGCACTATCGATAGAAAATACACGGCCGATTTTGACCTGTACGGCGCCAAAGCTCAGGACCCCGAAGATGCCGAAGTAGAAGTTTATGTGGGGGTGAAGTAG
- a CDS encoding dihydroorotase, whose amino-acid sequence MASILIKSATVVNENRQYVADILVKDGFIERIDANIDVTADEVINAEGLHLLPGCIDDQVHFREPGLTHKANIHSESRAAVAGGITTFMEMPNTVPNTLTQKLLEDKYEIASRNSLANYSFFMGASNDNLDEVLRTDAANVCGVKVFMGSSTGNMLVDNPRTLDNLFAQSPMLIAVHCEDEATIQSNLNHYKQLMGQNIPVMMHPKIRSEEACYLSSSLAVELAKRHNTRLHILHISTAKEVGLFDNVKPLKDKRITAEACVHHLWFSDADYETKGNSIKWNPAVKTAADRDAILQGVLDGHIDVIATDHAPHTLQEKEQPYLQAPSGGPLVQHALPAMLELHHHGKITLEQIAEKMAHNVATCFQIDRRGFIREGYWADLVLVNLNKPWNVNKGNILYHCGWSPFEGTTFRAQITHTLISGNIVYSNGSFIEGKSGKRLNFNR is encoded by the coding sequence ATGGCATCAATACTCATTAAATCCGCAACCGTAGTTAACGAAAACAGGCAATATGTTGCTGACATCCTGGTAAAAGATGGTTTTATTGAACGTATTGATGCAAATATTGATGTAACTGCCGACGAGGTGATCAATGCAGAAGGCCTGCACCTGCTGCCCGGCTGCATTGACGACCAGGTTCACTTTCGCGAACCGGGACTAACACACAAAGCGAATATCCATTCGGAATCGCGCGCGGCCGTGGCCGGGGGTATAACCACCTTTATGGAAATGCCCAATACCGTACCCAATACCTTAACGCAAAAACTGCTTGAAGATAAATATGAGATAGCGTCGCGCAACTCGCTGGCCAACTACTCGTTTTTTATGGGCGCATCAAACGATAATCTTGACGAGGTGTTGCGTACCGATGCGGCCAATGTTTGCGGGGTTAAGGTGTTCATGGGATCGTCAACAGGGAACATGCTGGTTGATAATCCGCGTACACTCGATAACCTTTTCGCGCAGTCGCCCATGCTCATAGCCGTACATTGCGAAGATGAGGCAACCATCCAAAGTAACCTTAACCATTACAAGCAACTGATGGGACAAAATATACCCGTAATGATGCACCCCAAGATCAGGAGCGAGGAGGCCTGTTACTTGTCGTCGTCGCTGGCGGTGGAGCTGGCCAAAAGACATAATACCCGCCTGCACATCCTGCACATTTCAACCGCTAAGGAAGTGGGCTTGTTTGACAACGTAAAACCGTTAAAAGATAAACGCATTACTGCCGAGGCCTGTGTGCACCACCTTTGGTTTAGCGATGCCGATTACGAGACCAAAGGCAACTCTATAAAATGGAACCCCGCGGTTAAAACCGCGGCCGACCGCGACGCCATTTTACAGGGTGTGCTCGATGGTCATATCGACGTAATTGCTACCGACCATGCCCCGCACACCCTTCAAGAAAAAGAGCAACCCTACCTGCAGGCGCCATCGGGCGGACCACTGGTTCAGCATGCTTTACCCGCCATGCTGGAGCTGCATCATCATGGTAAAATAACGCTTGAACAAATAGCCGAAAAGATGGCACATAACGTGGCTACCTGTTTCCAGATTGACAGGCGTGGCTTCATCCGTGAAGGTTACTGGGCCGATCTTGTACTGGTGAATTTGAACAAACCCTGGAACGTAAACAAGGGCAATATTTTGTACCACTGCGGCTGGAGCCCATTTGAAGGCACCACCTTTCGCGCTCAAATTACACACACACTGATATCAGGAAACATCGTTTATAGTAATGGAAGTTTTATTGAAGGTAAATCTGGTAAACGTTTGAATTTTAACCGTTAA
- a CDS encoding IS110 family RNA-guided transposase: MTRILKQVAGIDVAQNELVVSLGRVDEFLCKEIYSYKTFANKPSGFAALQLWINKHTDNQVSVRYTMEATGVYHEKLAYYLSDQGFEVSVVLPNKISSYMKTLEIKTITDKTASQAICQFGLERSLDLWQQPKKIFRDLKQLTRERDQIVADRTMAKNQLHAEQAEAFPNDRSIYRANQRIKLLNEQEKEIKQELAVFVKTDKELHKKIDLITSISGVGDLTAVIVLAETNGFELIRNKKQLISFAGLDVIGKDSGTSVKGKPRISKKGNRHIRKAMHMPSLNAIRNDERFKAIFVRLVSKHGIKMKAAVAVQRKILEMIYTIWTTEKPYDKEYLQKTNIATA, encoded by the coding sequence ATGACAAGAATTTTAAAGCAAGTAGCCGGCATAGATGTGGCTCAAAACGAATTAGTAGTATCGTTAGGAAGAGTTGATGAATTTCTTTGTAAAGAAATTTATTCCTATAAGACATTTGCCAACAAGCCATCAGGTTTTGCTGCTCTACAGCTATGGATAAATAAGCATACGGACAATCAGGTATCTGTTCGTTATACTATGGAAGCCACCGGTGTTTACCATGAAAAATTGGCTTATTACTTATCGGATCAGGGTTTTGAGGTAAGTGTTGTATTGCCTAATAAGATCAGTAGTTACATGAAAACGCTGGAGATAAAAACGATCACAGATAAAACAGCATCGCAGGCTATATGTCAGTTCGGATTAGAACGATCACTTGATCTCTGGCAACAGCCAAAAAAGATATTCAGGGATCTGAAGCAGTTGACAAGAGAACGGGATCAGATCGTAGCCGACCGTACAATGGCTAAAAATCAATTGCATGCAGAACAGGCAGAGGCTTTCCCTAACGACAGAAGTATATACAGGGCGAATCAGCGGATCAAGCTACTCAATGAGCAGGAAAAAGAGATCAAACAAGAGCTGGCTGTATTTGTAAAAACAGATAAGGAACTACATAAAAAGATAGACTTGATTACTTCCATATCAGGAGTAGGAGATCTTACAGCGGTAATAGTATTAGCAGAAACCAATGGCTTTGAGTTGATCAGAAACAAAAAACAGTTGATAAGTTTTGCCGGGTTGGATGTTATCGGAAAAGATTCGGGTACATCAGTAAAAGGGAAACCCAGGATCTCAAAAAAAGGGAATCGGCATATTAGGAAAGCGATGCATATGCCTTCTTTAAACGCGATCAGAAATGATGAGCGCTTTAAAGCGATTTTCGTTAGACTGGTATCCAAACACGGCATTAAAATGAAAGCAGCAGTGGCTGTACAAAGAAAAATACTGGAAATGATTTATACGATCTGGACAACAGAAAAACCTTATGATAAAGAATATTTACAAAAAACAAATATAGCAACAGCTTAA
- a CDS encoding DEAD/DEAH box helicase codes for MAVTFDEFNFNRQILNAIADAGYTEATPIQQKAIPPILNGQDVMGIAQTGTGKTAAYVLPIIMKLKYAQGDNPRALIISPTRELAMQIEENVKIFAANTDLRVVVLYGGLGPKTQIEQINQGVDIIVATPGRFMDIYLAGHIVTKTLQVLVLDEADKMMDMGFMPQINRILEVVPVKRQNLLFSATMSDKIHELSNNFLEYPTVIEVTPQATPAQTVNQHLYHVPNNKTKINLLKKLLDQEGDITKLIVFCKTRVAAEDVFKFLQRKFGENEVRVLHANKGQNTRINSINSFKNDEVKILVATDVASRGIDVSDVSHVINFDVPVVIEDYVHRIGRTGRALQSGEAITFCGPAEEYYLKKIEKLIKQSIPVSAIPDDVFIEETGYDERQEQNKEIDMQKRKEDPEFKGAFHEKKTLNQRKKFDAAKEKARYGKAGKPGSKSKSPRKKR; via the coding sequence ATGGCAGTAACTTTTGATGAATTTAACTTTAACCGGCAAATATTGAACGCGATAGCCGATGCCGGTTATACCGAAGCTACGCCTATACAGCAAAAAGCCATCCCCCCGATATTGAACGGGCAGGATGTAATGGGTATAGCGCAAACCGGCACCGGTAAAACGGCCGCCTATGTGCTGCCCATAATCATGAAGCTAAAATATGCCCAGGGAGATAACCCGCGTGCTTTGATCATTTCGCCAACGCGCGAACTGGCCATGCAAATTGAAGAGAACGTAAAAATATTTGCCGCAAATACCGATCTGCGGGTGGTGGTACTTTATGGTGGCCTGGGTCCTAAAACGCAAATTGAACAGATCAATCAAGGGGTTGATATTATTGTGGCCACCCCCGGCCGCTTTATGGATATTTACCTGGCAGGCCACATCGTTACCAAAACGCTGCAGGTATTGGTGTTAGACGAGGCAGATAAAATGATGGATATGGGCTTTATGCCCCAGATAAACCGCATACTGGAAGTGGTACCCGTTAAACGGCAAAACTTGCTATTTTCGGCCACCATGAGCGACAAGATACATGAGCTGTCGAACAATTTCCTGGAGTACCCAACGGTTATTGAGGTAACACCGCAGGCTACACCGGCGCAAACGGTAAACCAGCATTTGTACCATGTGCCCAACAATAAAACCAAAATAAACCTGCTCAAGAAACTGCTCGATCAGGAAGGCGATATCACCAAGCTTATTGTATTTTGTAAAACCCGTGTAGCGGCCGAGGATGTATTCAAGTTTTTGCAGCGCAAGTTTGGGGAAAATGAAGTGCGGGTGCTGCATGCCAACAAGGGGCAAAATACGCGCATCAACTCTATCAATTCTTTTAAGAATGATGAGGTGAAAATTCTGGTGGCAACCGACGTGGCCTCACGCGGTATTGATGTGAGCGATGTGAGCCACGTGATAAACTTTGATGTACCGGTTGTGATTGAGGATTATGTGCACCGTATTGGTCGCACAGGCAGGGCGCTGCAATCGGGCGAAGCTATCACCTTTTGCGGGCCGGCTGAGGAGTATTATCTGAAAAAGATCGAAAAGCTCATCAAGCAAAGCATCCCGGTTTCGGCCATTCCGGATGATGTATTTATAGAGGAAACCGGTTACGACGAACGGCAGGAGCAAAACAAAGAGATCGACATGCAAAAGCGCAAAGAAGATCCCGAGTTTAAGGGCGCTTTTCACGAAAAGAAAACTCTCAATCAGCGCAAAAAATTTGATGCTGCCAAAGAAAAAGCCCGGTATGGTAAGGCTGGCAAACCAGGTTCAAAAAGTAAATCACCCAGAAAAAAACGTTAG
- the gldC gene encoding gliding motility protein GldC — protein MKTAEIKLTISLDDNNVPENIMWESTDSQNKEALPVKSMMLALWDQSYKNTLRIDLWTKDMPVDEMKRFFYETLQTMGDSFLRATGEKNIVEDLRDYCAHFADKMEIKQ, from the coding sequence ATGAAAACTGCCGAAATAAAGCTGACCATCAGCCTTGACGATAATAACGTGCCGGAAAACATCATGTGGGAATCAACCGATTCGCAAAACAAGGAGGCACTGCCAGTAAAATCAATGATGCTGGCCCTTTGGGATCAGAGCTACAAAAATACCCTGCGTATTGACCTCTGGACTAAAGATATGCCGGTTGACGAAATGAAACGCTTTTTTTATGAAACCCTGCAAACCATGGGCGATAGCTTTTTGCGTGCTACCGGCGAAAAGAATATTGTAGAAGACCTGCGTGACTACTGCGCCCACTTTGCCGATAAAATGGAGATAAAACAATAA